DNA from Pseudomonadota bacterium:
GCCGGCGTGGCGGTGTTTGCCCACAGCGAAGTGGTCTCGGTCGAGACGGGGTTCACGGTGCGCACGGCCGAGGGCGTGGTCAACGCGCCGAAACTGCTGCTGGCGACCAACGGTTACCTCAGTGATGCGCTGCCCGGTCACCGGCATCGGATCTTGCCGGTGCAGTCCAACATCCTGGTGTCGCGGCCGCTGTCGGACGCGGAGATCGCGGCGCAAGGGTGGCACAGTGCGCAGATGGTCGTCGATTCGCGGCGGTTGCTGCACTACTTCAGGTTGATGCCCGACCGTCGGCTGCTGTTGGGTTTGCGTGGCACTGCGCGCGCGAGCCCCGCGGCGTTCGCGGCAACGCGGGTCCGTGCACGGGCGGACTTCGAACGGATGTTCCCGGCCTGGCGACACGTCGAAACACCGCATTTCTGGTCCGGGTTGATCGCGATGAGCCGGGAGCTGATGCCCATTGCCGGTCCGGTTCCCGGGCACACGGGCGCGTGGATGACGGCGGCCTACCACGGCAGCGGTGTGGCCATGGCGCCGTATTGCGGTGAACTCATCGCCGACCTGGCGCTCGGCGAGCGGCGGCTGCCGCACCCGGCGTTCATGCAACGCACGCCCCGGCGGTTCGAACTCGGTCGCTTTCGCCGTGCCGTGTTGCCCGCTGTGTTCGCGGCCTACGGGGTATTGGACCGAGTCGGCCGCTG
Protein-coding regions in this window:
- a CDS encoding FAD-dependent oxidoreductase, with product MHADAQRPYEPFAYSDAPLRDAFWPGTVPAGPELPTLHGNHTADAVVIGGGFAGLAAAIRLSDAGLSVAVLDARMPGWGASGRNGGLVSVGSAKMADGVIESRVGVDDARCFYAAEQAAIYAVHDRIERYALDVDLHSEGYTLAAHHPRAVAELHAYGATYRRRYGLDYRFLDRDTMRAEGLHSPAFCAAVHLPLGCALNPMKMHRGLLEAAVQAGVAVFAHSEVVSVETGFTVRTAEGVVNAPKLLLATNGYLSDALPGHRHRILPVQSNILVSRPLSDAEIAAQGWHSAQMVVDSRRLLHYFRLMPDRRLLLGLRGTARASPAAFAATRVRARADFERMFPAWRHVETPHFWSGLIAMSRELMPIAGPVPGHTGAWMTAAYHGSGVAMAPYCGELIADLALGERRLPHPAFMQRTPRRFELGRFRRAVLPAVFAAYGVLDRVGR